The DNA segment GAAATCTTGATCTGCTGATTTAGCCCTGCCTCTACCCCAAAGTTTGCTGACAATCCTCCGGAAAAGTGCTTAAAACGATCAGCAACTCCTAGAAGAAACCTTCTACAATGAGTGGGATTTACGAACCATGAACGCTTTAGCAAGACTATGCCTCGTCGCGATGACCTCCGCAAGATTTTGTTGATTGGCTCTGGCCCGATTGTGATTGGGCAAGCTAGTGAGTTTGACTACTCAGGAACTCAGGCTTGTAAGGCACTGCGAGATGAAGGCTACGAGGTGGTGCTGGTCAACTCCAACCCAGCCACAATCATGACGGACCCAGACACGGCCGATCGCACCTATATCGAACCACTCACCCCTGAGCTACTAGAGAAAATCATTGCTAAGGAGCGACCCGATGCCTTGCTACCCACGATGGGAGGGCAAACGGCACTGAACTTAGCCGTTACGTTAGCTAAGAACGGTGTTCTAGAGAAGTACGGCGTAGAGTTGATCGGGGCTAAGTTACCTGCGATCGAAAAGGCAGAAGATCGCAAACTCTTTAAAGCAGCGATGGAGAAGATTGGGGTCAGCGTTTGCCCTTCTGGCCTCGCAGAGAACATGACAGAAGCCAAGCAAATCGCGATTCAAATTGGCTCCTATCCATTAATTATTCGTCCCGCTTTCACCCTAGGGGGATCAGGCGGTGGTATTGCCTACAACCAAGAAGAATTCGAGGAGATTTCTCAATCTGGGTTAGATGCCAGCCCTGTCTCTCAAATTCTGATCGAACAATCACTCTTGGGGTGGAAAGAGTACGAGCTAGAAGTGATGCGCGATCTAGCCGATAACGTGGTAATTATCTGCTCCATCGAAAATATTGATCCGATGGGCATCCACACAGGCGACTCGATCACCGTTGCTCCTGCCCAAACTTTAACCGACAAAGAATATCAACGACTGCGGGATGCTTCGATCAAAATCATCCGCGAAATTGGGGTAGAGACGGGTGGATCCAACATCCAGTTCGCCATCCATCCCGAAACAGGCGACTTGGTGGTGATCGAAATGAACCCCCGCGTCTCTCGTAGCTCCGCTCTTGCTTCCAAAGCGACAGGATTCGCGATCGCCAAAATTGCTGCTAAGTTAGCCGTTGGTTACACCTTGGATGAAATCCCCAACGACATCACCAAAAAAACTCCCGCTAGCTTTGAGCCGACGATCGATTATGTCGTCACCAAAATTCCTCGCTTTGCCTTCGAGAAGTTTCCCGGTTCTACTCCTGTCCTCACCACCCAAATGAAGTCTGTGGGTGAGGCAATGGCGATCGGTCGTACCTTCCAAGAGTCTTTCCAAAAAGCACTGCGATCACTAGAAACTGGAAGGGCTGGCTGGGGCTGCGATCGCGCCGAAAAGCTACCTAGCTTAGAGCATATCCGCGCTTCTCTCCGCACTCCCAACCCCGATCGCATCTTTACGGTGCGTCATGCGTTTCAAATGGGCATGACTGTCGCCGAAGTTTACGAGCTAACTGGCATCGATCCCTGGTTCCTCGACAAACTTCAAGAACTGCTAGAAGTAGCCAAGGCGATGAAGCGCAAGTCACTGCAAGAGTTCAGCAAAGAAGAACTTTATGCAGTCAAGCAGCAAGGGTTTAGCGATCGCCAAATTGCCTACGCTACTAAAACCACCGAAGACGAAGTTCGAGCCTATCGTAAGAACCTGGGCATCATTCCGGTCTACAAAACCGTTGATACCTGCGCCGCTGAATTTGAGGCTTACACACCTTACTATTACTCGACCTACGAAGAGGAAACGGAGGTTCTTCCTTCTGATAAACCGAAAGTGATGATTTTGG comes from the Trichocoleus sp. FACHB-46 genome and includes:
- the carB gene encoding carbamoyl-phosphate synthase large subunit translates to MPRRDDLRKILLIGSGPIVIGQASEFDYSGTQACKALRDEGYEVVLVNSNPATIMTDPDTADRTYIEPLTPELLEKIIAKERPDALLPTMGGQTALNLAVTLAKNGVLEKYGVELIGAKLPAIEKAEDRKLFKAAMEKIGVSVCPSGLAENMTEAKQIAIQIGSYPLIIRPAFTLGGSGGGIAYNQEEFEEISQSGLDASPVSQILIEQSLLGWKEYELEVMRDLADNVVIICSIENIDPMGIHTGDSITVAPAQTLTDKEYQRLRDASIKIIREIGVETGGSNIQFAIHPETGDLVVIEMNPRVSRSSALASKATGFAIAKIAAKLAVGYTLDEIPNDITKKTPASFEPTIDYVVTKIPRFAFEKFPGSTPVLTTQMKSVGEAMAIGRTFQESFQKALRSLETGRAGWGCDRAEKLPSLEHIRASLRTPNPDRIFTVRHAFQMGMTVAEVYELTGIDPWFLDKLQELLEVAKAMKRKSLQEFSKEELYAVKQQGFSDRQIAYATKTTEDEVRAYRKNLGIIPVYKTVDTCAAEFEAYTPYYYSTYEEETEVLPSDKPKVMILGSGPNRIGQGIEFDYCCCHASFALAKEGFETIMVNSNPETVSTDYDTSDRLYFEPLTKEDVINIIEAENPVGIIIQFGGQTPLKLAVPLQEYLKQRQDASDTANSESIPKIWGTSPDSIDVAEDRERFEKILRELDIHQPPNGLARSYDEALSVARQIDYPVVVRPSYVLGGRAMEIVYSDADLERYMTYAVQVEPDHPILIDKFLENAIEIDVDAIADQTGQVVIGGIMEHIEQAGIHSGDSACSLPTTSLTPAALDTIRTWTVQLAKALNVVGLMNIQFAVQGEQVYIIEANPRASRTVPFVSKAIGLPLAKLAARIMSGQTLESIGFTEEVIPQHLSVKEAVLPFDKFPGTDTILGPEMRSTGEVMGIDTDFGKAFAKAALAAGQRLPLSGTVFVSMSDRDKTAVVPVVRDLIDIGFQVVATDGTRNVLREHGLEVELVLKLHEGRPHVLDSIKNEKIQLILNTPSGEEAQTDARLIRRSALSYKIPIITTIAGAKATAAAIRSLQSQPLDVKALQDYIA